In Alteromonas sp. RKMC-009, the genomic stretch AGCGAAGACTGTCTGGGAATTAATGTATTCTCACCATCAGCGGATGACGGCCAGACTGCGCGGCCAGTGTTAGTGTGGATCCATGGCGGCGGGTATGTAGGCGGTTCAGGAGATTTAGATCCTAAAGTCGTTTCACACTGGGTGAATCAGGGACTCGTACTGGTTTCATTTAACTACCGGCTTGGTGCACTGGGTATTTTTGCTCATCCGGCTTTATCTCAACCTGATGGTGTTAACTATAGTGTCATGGATATGGTCGCTGCGCTGTCCTGGGTTCAGGACAATATCGCTGAATTCGGTGGCGATCCCGCCAGGGTGACGATTGCCGGCGGCTCTGCAGGTGGCATGGCCGTGCAGATGCTAATGGTAACACCCAAAGCTGAAGGTTTGTTCTCCGGCGCGATTTCTCAAAGTGGCTACGGCACCTGGCCGTTGCCACGCACTTCAGGTGCACCGGCCCTTCAGGGCAGCCCGGATGCAGAGGTCCTGTCCTCTGCCATCGCACAGCGGGCAACGGGAACAGACAAAGTCAGCAGGGAGCTGCTTTATCAGACCAGTCCGGAAGCATTCGTCAATGCGATAAACGGCTTTCACCTGCCGGTTGCAGACGGTATCACGTTGCCCGACGAACCGGCGCGATTGTTTGCTCAGGGGAAGCAGCACGCTGTACCTTATATTAGCGGCGGGAACAGTTACGACGGCAATGTTTATCCCTATTCCGGTGTGTCACCTCAGCGCATGCTCACCTTAACGGCATCTGCTGCTGACAGTGTGCAAAAAGCGTATGGACTGGGCGAGCAGGCGCTGACGGCCTTACCTTTTCAACATTTGTTCGGTG encodes the following:
- a CDS encoding carboxylesterase/lipase family protein; translation: MLFTLFSHQRFRGCFSVLFLTISSLSCGYAAGHDTPEVTLASGKVTGQHADGINFYRGMPYAKAPVGNLRWQPPQEPDAIASPYAANSFFPPCPQRGKDNGSEDCLGINVFSPSADDGQTARPVLVWIHGGGYVGGSGDLDPKVVSHWVNQGLVLVSFNYRLGALGIFAHPALSQPDGVNYSVMDMVAALSWVQDNIAEFGGDPARVTIAGGSAGGMAVQMLMVTPKAEGLFSGAISQSGYGTWPLPRTSGAPALQGSPDAEVLSSAIAQRATGTDKVSRELLYQTSPEAFVNAINGFHLPVADGITLPDEPARLFAQGKQHAVPYISGGNSYDGNVYPYSGVSPQRMLTLTASAADSVQKAYGLGEQALTALPFQHLFGDLRYVLAGMVTTGAMQTVKQPGYRYFYDVADETTPGAGHASETFALFKPAGNDAVKAMQAYWRNFIRTGNPNGQGLSEWQPVDKQDKNWMVFDKTAHAEKEVRAGKLGILRQVYQTRVNP